A window from Candidatus Arthromitus sp. SFB-rat-Yit encodes these proteins:
- the serS gene encoding serine--tRNA ligase, translating into MLDLKFIVYNKDFVKQKLSNRGEDFLVDTIDDLIEFYKEKNSFILKVEELKNKRNVSSKKIAELKKNGENVDDIFKEMKNLSDKIKELDKKIHILNEKINYIMLRIPNLPSDDVPEGDSDQDNIEVRKWGEPIKHDFEIKAHWDIAKSLDILDFERSAKVTGSRFVFYKGLGARLERALINYFLDVQTMKHGYVEIIPPYMANKDSFTGTGQLPKFADDAFLVENKDYFLIPTAEIPVTNYYRDEIISLSETKPVQKFVAYSACFRSEAGSAGRDTRGLIRLHQFNKVELVKFCREEDSYNELEKLVNDAEFLLKELKLPYRVVKVCKGDLGFSQSFKYDIEVWMPSYNRYVEISSCSNFESFQSRRGNIRYRENNSSKTKFVHTLNGSGLAVGRTFAAILENFQTSDCRVVIPEVLRKYFNGLEIIS; encoded by the coding sequence ATGTTAGATTTAAAATTTATTGTTTATAATAAAGATTTTGTAAAACAAAAATTGAGTAATAGAGGAGAGGATTTTTTAGTTGACACAATAGATGATCTTATTGAATTTTATAAGGAAAAGAATTCTTTTATACTTAAAGTAGAAGAATTAAAGAATAAGAGAAATGTTTCTTCAAAAAAAATAGCTGAATTAAAAAAGAATGGTGAGAATGTTGATGATATCTTTAAGGAAATGAAAAATTTAAGTGATAAAATCAAGGAATTAGATAAAAAAATACATATTTTAAATGAAAAAATAAATTATATAATGCTTAGAATTCCTAATTTACCTAGTGATGATGTACCAGAAGGTGATAGTGATCAAGACAATATTGAGGTCAGAAAATGGGGAGAACCAATTAAGCATGATTTTGAAATAAAAGCACATTGGGATATAGCTAAAAGTTTAGATATATTAGATTTTGAAAGAAGTGCTAAAGTTACAGGATCTAGATTTGTGTTTTATAAAGGATTGGGGGCAAGATTAGAGAGAGCACTTATAAATTATTTTTTAGATGTACAAACGATGAAACATGGGTATGTAGAGATTATTCCACCTTATATGGCAAATAAAGATAGTTTTACAGGTACGGGTCAATTACCAAAATTTGCAGATGATGCATTTTTAGTAGAGAATAAAGATTATTTTCTAATACCGACAGCAGAAATACCAGTTACGAATTATTATAGAGATGAAATAATTAGTTTAAGTGAGACAAAACCTGTACAGAAATTTGTAGCTTATAGTGCTTGTTTTAGATCTGAGGCTGGTTCAGCCGGTAGAGATACGAGAGGTTTGATAAGGTTACATCAATTTAATAAAGTTGAATTGGTTAAGTTTTGTCGTGAAGAAGATTCTTATAATGAATTAGAGAAGCTTGTTAATGATGCTGAGTTTTTATTGAAAGAGTTAAAGTTACCTTATAGAGTTGTTAAAGTATGCAAAGGTGATTTAGGGTTTTCACAGTCCTTTAAATATGATATAGAAGTTTGGATGCCAAGTTATAATAGATATGTTGAAATATCTAGCTGTAGTAATTTTGAGAGTTTTCAGAGCCGTAGGGGCAATATAAGGTATAGAGAAAACAACTCATCTAAAACTAAATTTGTGCATACGTTAAATGGGTCAGGATTAGCTGTTGGTAGGACATTTGCAGCGATACTTGAAAATTTCCAAACATCAGATTGTAGAGTTGTTATACCAGAAGTACTGAGGAAATACTTTAATGGATTAGAAATTATATCTTAA
- a CDS encoding HD domain-containing protein, with amino-acid sequence MDRIKQFLFYIFSLFYKIDEEFLKNYLDKEELYYFNKLLKSEKQHCIKVAKKCLKVYDKFGICDYEVSLVIKMCLLHDIGKIYSRLNLFLKPVIVIITNNRRIRKLIFFIDKKRICKYLKHSKYSYDILKKFRYSDDFLYSIRYHHSEKIMRNNKYINLLKYCDSNYC; translated from the coding sequence ATGGATAGAATAAAACAATTTTTATTTTATATATTTAGTTTGTTTTATAAAATAGATGAAGAATTTTTAAAAAATTATCTAGATAAAGAAGAGTTATATTATTTCAACAAACTCTTAAAAAGTGAAAAACAGCATTGTATAAAAGTTGCTAAAAAATGTTTAAAAGTGTATGATAAATTCGGTATATGTGATTATGAAGTTAGCTTAGTGATAAAGATGTGTTTACTTCATGATATCGGGAAAATATATTCAAGATTAAATTTGTTTTTAAAGCCTGTTATTGTTATTATTACAAATAATAGAAGAATAAGGAAACTGATATTTTTTATAGATAAAAAACGTATTTGCAAGTATTTAAAACATTCAAAATATAGCTATGATATTTTGAAAAAATTTAGATATTCAGATGATTTTTTATATTCTATCAGATATCATCATTCAGAAAAAATAATGAGGAATAATAAATACATTAATTTGTTAAAATATTGTGATTCTAATTATTGTTAA